Part of the Halopenitus persicus genome is shown below.
GGCCGAGAAGACCGGCACCGAGGTAACCTCCTGGGAGGCGAACGCCTGGGTGAAGCGGGGGATCCTCCTCAACTTCGGGCTCCGCGAGACCGAGGGGCGAAGCTACGGCGACGTCACCTACCACGACGTCCTCCCGCTGCGGGAGACCGCGGATCTGGGCGAGCGCGGGACCCGAAACACGCCGGACGGCACCGCGATCCGGCGGGGTGCGCATCTCGGGAGCGACTGCATCATGATGAGCCCCTCGTTCGTCAACGTCGGCGCCCACGTCGGCGACGGGACGCTCGTCGACTCCTGTGACACGGTCGGCTCCTGCGCGCAGATCGGCGAAAACGTCAAGCTCGGCGCGAACACGCTGATCGGCGGCGTGCTCGAGCCGGTCGAGGACGCACCCGTGGTCATCGAGGATGACGTCTCCCTGGGCGCGGGCTGCCGGGTCACCTCCGGGTTCCGCGTCGGCGAGCACTCGATCGTCGGCGAGAACACGCTGCTTACCCCGCGGATCCCCGTCTACGACCTCGTCGAGGAGGAGGTCATCTTCGGCCACCTCCCCGCGAACCGCCGCGCGTTCACCCGGATGGTCGAGTCCTCCGTGAGCGACCACGACCTCTTCGAGGGCGGCGCCTACAAGCCCGCCGTCGTCGCGACCGACGTCGAGGACGAGACCCTCGAGGCCACCCAGCGGGAGGAGGCACTCCGGGAATGAGCGACCCCGTTTCCGGGGACGCACCGCCGGCCGCGGGGGCGGGCGAGGCCGACGGCACGACCGACGCCGGCGACACGGGCGAGTCGAGCGCGACCGAGCCCGCCGAGCCGCGAAACCCCGCGATACGCCGACTCGCGGACTGGGACCCGGATCGTCTCGAAGCCCTCGCCGACCGGTACGGAACGCCCCTGTACGTGATCGACCGGGACCGCGTCCGGGAGAACTGCGCCCGGCTCCGGGACGCCTTCCCCGACGCCGACGTCAGGTACGCCGTGAAGGCCCACACCGGCCAGGCGGTCCTCCGAACCGTCGAGCGCGCCGGTCTCGCGGCCGAGTGCGCCTCCGCGGGCGAACTCGAGCGCGCGCTCGCGGCCGGCTTCCCCGGCGACCGGATCCACTACACTGCCGTCAACCCGCCGGCACGTGACCTCGACCGCGTCGTCGACCGCTGGCGCGAGCACCCCGGGATCACGATCACCGCCGGCGCGGTCGACACCCTCGACCGGCTGGCCGAGCGCGGCTTCGACGGCCGGGTCTGCATCCGGGTGACCCCCGGCGTCGACGCGGGTCACCACGAGAAGGTCCGCACCGGCGCGCACGCCAAGTTCGGCGTCCCGTACGACCGCGCCGCGAGCGTCGTCCGTGAGACGGCCGATCGTTTCGACGTCGTCGGGATCCACGCCCACGCCGGCTCCGGAATCGACGCCGAGGGACTCGACCGCCACCGCGAGCTCGTTTCGCGGATGGGCGCGTTGGCGCGCCGGCTCGTCGCCCCCGAATCGGGAGGCGAGGAGGACGGCGATGCGGACCCGGTCGCCCTCGAATACGTCGACGTCGGCGGCGGCTTCGGCGTCCCCTACCGCGACGAGGAACCCCCGCTCGATCTCCCAGCCGTCGCCGACGCGACGCGGAAGGCGTTCGAGACGGCGATCGACGACGTTCGAACGGATCACGAGGCGGCGGCCGAGATCGACCTCGCGGTCGAACCCGGTCGCTACGTGGTCGCCGACGCCGGCGTCCTCCTGACGCGGGTCAACACCGTCAAGCCGACCCCGGAGACCACGGTCGCCGGCGTCGACGCCGGGATGACCGACCTGCTCCGCCCCGCGATGTACGACGCGTTCCACCCGATCCGAAACTGCTCGGTCGAGACCGGCTCCGCGACGGAAACCGGCACTGCAACCGAGACCGACGACGACGGACGCGACGACCGCGAGACCGTTCCGGTCACGGTCGCCGGCCCCATTTGTGAGAGCGCGGACGTGTTCTGTGAAAACCGGCCGCTGCCGGCCCCGGAGCGCGGCGACCTCCTCGCGGTCGGGATCGCGGGCGCGTACGGCTACGAGATGGCCAGCCAGTACAACTCCCGGCCGCGACCGGCCGAAGTCGCGATCGGCGCCGAGGCGGCCGAAACCGCCGGCACCGGTGCAGACTCGAACACGGCGGGCTCCGAACCGATCCTCGTTCGCGACCGCGAGACGATCGCGGACGTGACCGCCGTCGAACGCCGGGCGGGCTACGAGGGACTCGCAGCGCTCGCGGACCCGGCGGGCCCTGCTCACGGCGCGAGCGCCACGGAGGACGACCGATGACCGACGCGGGAACGGTCCCGTTCCGGAAGTACCACGGCACCGGAAACGACTTCATCGTCGTCGACGAGGCCGACGCCGAGCGGGCCGAACTCACCGAACTCGCGGACCGCCGCACGTTCGCGATCGCTCATTGCGACCGCGAGACCGGCGCCACCTCGCCGGGGAAGGGCCGTCGCGGAGCCGACGGCGTGCTGTTCCTCGGGATCGAGGACGCGGTCGATCCGACCCGCGTCACGATGTCGCTCGTCCAGCCGGACGGCTCGACGGCCGCGATGTGTGGTAACGGGGCGCGCGTCGTCGCCGCCTGGGCACGCGACCGCACCGGCGAGACCGAGTTCGTGATCGAGACGCCCGCCGGCGACCGGCGCGCGACGATCGACGCGAACGGTCGGGACGTCACGATCGAGATGGGAATTCCGCGGTTCGACCCCGACGGCGTCCCCGTCGATCGCTCGCTCGCGGCCGATCCCGCGGTCCGGAACGGCGACGCCGACGCACCCCTGCTCGAGACCGAGATCGAGGGGCTGACCGTCTCGGCGGTGAACACCGGCGTCCCGCACGCGGTGGCGTTCCTTGAGGGCGACCGCAACGGCGACGATGCCGGCACCACCGACGACGTGAACCTCGATGACGTGGACATCGACGACGTCGACCTCGAGGCGGTCGCCGAGCCCGTACGCCACGCCGACGTCTTCCCCGAGGGCGCGAACGTGAACCTCGCCCAGCGCGTCGAGTACGTCCCCGACGACGGGTCGGCTGACGACCGCGAGTTCGACGGGCTCGTCCCCACGTACCGCCAGCGCACCTTCGAACGGGGCGTGGAGGGCGAGACTCGCTCCTGTGGCACCGGCGCAGTCGCGATCGCGGCGGTCGCGCGTCGGACCGGGCGCGTCGACGCCGAGACCGTTCGCTCACGTCCGCCGGGTGGGGAACTCGAGATCACGGTTCCCGAGGAGGGCCCCGCGACCCTCTCCGGGCCGGTCGCCGAGGAGGGCGCCGGCGAACTCCGGTCGGACCCCGACGTCGATCCGGACCGGGCCGCCAGCGCCATGCCCGCGGTCGATCCGGGCGGCGAGTCGGGCATCGACTCGGCCAGCGACCCTGATTCCGAACCCAACTCACGATGACCGAACCAACCACGCCAGCCCCCGGTACCGCCGCCGACCGGTTCGACCCGGTCGCGTTCCTCGAGGCGGCGGTCCGTCATCCCTCCCACGAAGACGTCGACGATATGCGCGCGTTCCTCGTCGAGACGCTGGCCGACTACGGCGTCGAGGCGACCGTCGACGACGCCGGCAACGTCCTCGCGAGCAAACACGGAGCCGCTCCCGACGCCGGCCCACACGTGGTCTGTAACACCCACATCGACACGGTGACGCCGCACGTCCCGTTCGAGCGCGATCGGGATGCAACGGTCGAGGGCGAATCCGGCGTCGACGTGATTCGTGGTCGCGGATCCTGTGACGCCAAGGGGCCGCTCGCGGCGCTGCTCGTCGGCTTTCTCGCGACCGACCCCGACCGCGGGCGGCTCACCCTCGCGATCACGCCCGACGAGGAGGTTCACTCCCTCGGGGCCGCCGCGCTCACCGGCGGGCTCGAGAGGGCCGCGGACGACTCCCGGGGCTCCGTGAACGAACTCGACGGCGACCTGTATCTCGTCGGCGAGCCGACCGGCCTCGACGTCTGTACGGCGGCAAAGGGCCGGTTCGAGGGAACGATCGAGCTGTCCGGCGAGACGGCTCACGCCGCCGAGGACGCGGGCGCCAACGCGGTGGCGGCGGCGGAGCAAGCGTTGGCCGCCGTCCGCGGGTTCGACGCGGACCGCGCCCCGCACGCGCAGCTCGGCCCGGCGCGGCTCACGCCGACCGTGATCGAGGGCGGCGGCGCGACCAACCAGGTCCCCGACCGGTGTGCGATCGTCGTCGACCGGCGGTCGATCCCCCCCGAAACGGCCGCGGGATTCCGCGAGTCCCTCGAGCGCGACGTCCGGACGACCGTCTCCGAGGACGTCGGCGTGGCGTTCGATCTCACCGACCGCGAGTCGCCGTTCCTCGAGGCCTTCGCGACCGATCCCGACCACGAGCTCGTCCGCCTGCTCGCCGACTCGGTCGCGGCGACGCGTCCGGAGGCCGTGGCCGACCGCGACCGTGAAGGTCGCTCCGGCCACGAGGCCCACCGCGGCGGCGCCGTCCGCCCCTTCTCGGCCGCGACCGAGGCCTCCTACTTCGCGCCAGCCCCAACCGTGGTCTTCGGGCCGGGCGACCTGGCGGACGCCGACGGCGCGGTGGCCCACGCCGACCGCGAGTACGTCCGCGTGCGTGAGGTCGAGTGGGCGGGCGATGCGGTCAAGCGAACGTTGTCGGGACTGCTCGAGGGGGGGTCGTCCGTGCCAGTATAAAAGCGGACAGGTCGATCGAACGATGCTGCCGAGGTCGGCGTCGACCGATGCCATCGAGTCGGGCCGAACGAATGAGGCCGCCGAGTGCGGCGATCGCTCCGACTCGGGTTTAAATATCTTTACGCCGCGAACTTCCGCTCGAGGAACGCGACGAGCAGGTTCGCCGCCAGCCGCGAGGTGTTCCCGGCCGGGTCGTAGTCCGGAGCGACCTCCATCAGGTCGACCGCGCCGACGGCGTCGTGGTCGCCGAGGACCTCCATCGCGGTCAGCGCCTGCGAGGCCGAGAGGCCCGCCGGCTCGGGGGTGCCCGTTCCGGGCGCCACGCTCGGGTCGACGGAGTCGATGTCGAAGGTGACGTAGACCGCGTCGGTCCCGTCGGCGGCGGCCGCGACCGCGTCGCGGATCACGGCGTCCATCCCGCGCTCCTCGACCTCGGGCATCGCGAACAGGTTGAGCCCGGTCTCCTCGGCGAACTCGAAGAATGCGGGCGACTCGTAGCCGCGAATGGCGACCTGACTCACGTTCTCGTAGCTCGTGTACTGCGAGTCCGCCATCAGGTTCGTGCTCGAGCCGTGGAACTCGCGGCCGAAGATCGGGCTCTCGGAGACGGTGTCGGTGTGGGCGTCGATCTGGACGAGGCCGACGCTGTCGTGGCCCGCGCCCTCGGCGAAGCCGCGGAAGGCGGGATAGGTGCAGTAGTGGTCCCCGCCGATCAGGACCGGAAACGCGCGCTCCGCGACGGTCGCGACGTGGGCCGTGATGCTCTCGGCGGTCGTTTCCTGATCCATCGGAAACACCGGCACGTCGCCACAGTCGGCGACCGAGAGCGCGTCGAAGTCGACGTCCTCGCCCGTCCGCATGTTCGTCAGGCCGCCCTTGTATCCGGAGAGGTAGTCCCACCAGCCGCTGGCCTCCCGAACCGCACGCGGTCCGTACCGCGTTCCCGGCCGGTTGCTGACCGCCGAGTCGTACGGCACGCCGAGGACGCCGGCGTCGTAGCCCGCGACGTCCTCCACGTTTCGGTGGTCGGCCTTCAGAAAGGTCGGAATGCCCGCATACGCGAACTCGATCGACGAGGCGGGGTGCTCGCTGCGGAAGCGGCCTGCAGGGGTCCCGGGCCCGTCGGTCATGCGGATCCCCCCGAAACGGGTCGGGTCGGACCACGCGCTGCCGGCCGGATCGGTCGGTGGTGGCGTTGCATCCCGCTCGCGTCGGGTCGGTCCGCCGTGGGATCGGCGGTCCCGTGTGCGTTTGCGCGCATTGGTGGAAGTACAATGCCACCATCCGTGTGGGTGGCGCATAAAGCTTCCTGGTGGGCCGTCCGAGACCGTCGGTGTCTTGTAGGACGTGGCCGTGGATGACGACGATGGAGCCCGACCTCGACAGGCGGACCTACGACCTGCTCTGGCTCGTGGATCGCCACGAGCCGGTCGGGAGCATCCGGCTCGTCGAACTGATGCGCCAGCACGGCTACTCGATCACCGGCCGGACGATCCGGCTCACGCTCGCCGACCTCGACGAGGCGGGGCTCACCGAGAAGGTTCCCGGAAAGGGTCGGCGACTCACTGCGGCGGGGCACGCCGAGCTCGACCGTGGGAACGTCAGCAACCGGCTCGACCGCGTTCGGTCGCGCATCGCGACACTGCGGAGCCGGGTGACCTACGACCCGCTCGAGGACGCGGGGACCCTCATCGTCTCGAGCGCGCTCGTCGATGCGGTCGATCTCGAGCCGGCGCTCGAGACGGTTCGAGCGTTGCACGCGAGCCCGTTTGGTCCCTTTCCCGCGGCGGTCGAGCCGGCCGGTCCCGACGGCTCGGACGATGACGACGCCGATCGTTACCGGATCCTTGCCCCCTCGAGTCTCACCCTCGACGGGACCCTCGTTTCACACGGGATCGAAACCGACCTGCGAACCGCTGGGGTTGCGGCCTACACGCGGTCATCGACCCGACCCGACGACGTCGATGCGGACGATGCCGAAACCGAGGCGGACAATGCTGAGGCGGACGATCCCGAGAATGACGCGGACGATGCCGAAGCGGACGATCGCCGAGGCGGAACGATCGACCGATACGTCGACGTGATCAGCGGCGAGGACGCCTCGGTGGACGTCCTCTCGCTGTTCGTGGAGGCGGACCGCAGCGACGTGGCGCCGATCCTGGAGGGAGCCGACCGGGGAGTCGTCGTGGTCGACTACCGCGAATTCCCGCTCACGCGCTTCGAGGAGGCCCGCGATCTCGCCCTCGCGACGCGTGACGCGCTCGGCGGCGTGATCGACGTCCGCCGTCCCCGCGAAGGCGGTCCCTTCCCTCTCGGACCGCCGGGCTGGGAGTTCGCGGCCGCGACCTACGGCGGAACCGGCGAGCTCGCCATCGCGGCGCTGTCCGAACGCGAACTCTCGACCGACTGGGAGACCTTGTACGGCACCGTCGACCGGGAGCGGCTCGGCCCGATCGACCAGTTCGGTCCCGACGGGGTGCTCGACGTCGGCGGTTCCGAACCGCGGTGACGTCGACCCGGAACGAAGGCTGCCGGAACACCGATCGATTCACGGTGTCGCCGTTCTCGTCGCCGTATCACCGACGTCGCCGGCGTGAACCGACGAGCGTATCGTATACCATCAACGAGCGCGTCGTACCATCAACGAGCGTGTCGTACTATCTACGAGCGCGTCGTGCCATCGACGAGCGCGTTTTGCCATCGATGAGCGTATCGTGACGAACCCGTCACGGAGCGAAACGCTTACAACGCATATGGTGGCAAGGACTTTCCATGTCATTGGTCGGCATTGACTTCGGCATCATCGTGCTCTACATGATCGGCCTGCTGGGCGTCGGCTACTGGGGATACCGGCGGTCGGACACCCTCGACGATTACCTGGTCGCCGGGCGGGACATCCCGATCTGGATGTACGTGCCGGTGATGTCCGCGGTCATCCTCGGCGGCGCGTCGACGATCGGCGGCGGCGGACTGGGGTATCAACACGGCGTCTCGGGCGCGTGGCTCGTCGTCTGGCTCGGGCTGGGGGTCGCGGCGGTCGGGTTCCTGATCTCGACCGAGCTCGCGAACCTCAAGGCGTACACGCTGGGGGAGATCCTCGAGCGGCGCTTCGACACGTACTCGGCGACCGTCGGCGCTGTCGTCGCCGGCATCTACGCGCTGACGATCGCGATCACGCAGGTGATCTCGATCGGCACGGTCCTGACGGCGCTGCTCGACTACGAGTTGAACGCGATGATCCTCGTGGCCGGGGTCATCGTCATCGGATACACCGCGCTCGGCGGGATGTTCTCGGTCACGATCACCGACTTCGTCCAGTGGATCATCATGACGGTCGGCGTCTTCCTGTTCGCGCTCCCACTCGGCCTGCTCGAGGTCGGCGGGATCTCGGGGCTGACCGCCGAGCTCGACCCCTCCTACTTCAGCCCGACCGGCATCGGGATCGAGACGGTGATCAGCTACTTCCTGCTCTACTTCCTGGGGATCATGATCGGACAGGACATCTGGCAGCGCGTCTTCACCGCCGACAGCCCCGAGACGGCCCGGATCGGGAACATCGCCACGGGCGCGTACGCGGTCGTCTACGGGATCGCGACCGCGGTGCTCGGGATGATCGCGCTGGTGCTGTTCCCCGCGCTCGAGAACCCGGACCTCGCGCTGCCGCAGCTGGTCCTCGAGACGGTTCCCACCGGCCTCTCGGGGCTCATCCTCGCCGGTTTCATCTCGGCGATGATGTCCACCGCCGACTCGGCGCTGCTGGCCTCGAGCACGCTGTTCACCAACGACGTCTACAAGCGGTTCATCGACCCCGACGCCAGCGAGCAGCGGTACACGTGGGTCTCCCGGGTCGGGATCCTCGTCCTCGGCGTCGGGATGATCGGCGTGGCGATCCTCATCGGTGACGTCGTCAACGCGCTCACGCTCGCGTACAACCTGCTGACGGGCGCGATCTTCGTGCCCCTGATGGCGGCGTTCTTCTGGCGCGGCGGGACCTGGCAGGGTGCCATCACGGCCATCCTCGGCAGCTCCGTCGTCGTCGTGGCGACGATGGCCGTCTACGGCTTCGGCTCGAACCGGCCGATCATCTACGGGCTCGTCGCCAGCCTCGTGCTCTTCGTGGGCGTCAGCCTGGTCACCGGCCCGCCGCCGCGCGAGAAGCTCGAGGCCTGGCTCGAGAGCATCTCCGACGAACCGTCGCTCGAGTAACCGCGTCTCGATAACGCCGGGAACATCCACCGGCCGTCCGCACGATCCGGACGTTTCTCACACGGGGCCCTCCAAAGGGGCGCGTATGACCGACCGATCCGACGCATATCGCGACCTCTCACAGCCCATCGAGGCCGGCATGCCGACTTTTCCCGGCGACCCGCCGGTCGAACTCGCGCCGACCGCGACGATCGACGCGGACGGGGCGGCCGTCCACGAGCTCCACTGTGGCAGCCACACCGGCACCCACATCGACGCGCCGAGCCACACCGAACCCGGCGGGCAGGACCTCGACGATCGCCCGATCGGCGAGTACGTCTTCGACGCCCGGTTCCTCGACGTCACGCCCTGTACGGATCGCGGCGAAATCGGGGTCGACGCCCTTCCGGGTCACGCCGCCCTCGACGACGCCGATATCCTCGTGGTCCGAACCGGCTGGGACGCCCACTGGAACGACGATCGCTACCGCGACCATCCCTACCTGTCGTCGTCGGCAGCGCGGCGGCTCCGGGAGGCCGGGTGCGGCGTCGCGGTCGATGCGCTCAATCCGGACCCAACGTCCTCCGAGAACGCCGATGCGGACGAGCCGGAGGGCCTACCGGTCCACCACGCGCTCCTCGGCGCCGATCTCCCGATCCTCGAGAACCTCACGAACCTGTCGGGGCTCCCCGACAGGTTCACCCTGTACGCGTTCCCGCTTCCGCTGAGAGAGTGCGACGGCGCACCCGTGCGTGCGGTCGCGTTCGTGGACCGGGCACCGTAGGCTGATCGTCGAACGTCCCGTAGGCCGATCGTCGAACGTCCCGTAGGCCGATCGTCGAACGTCCCGTAGGCCGATCGTCGAACGTCCCGTAGGCCGATCGTCGAACGTCCCGTAGGCCGATCGTCGAACGTCCCGTAGGCCGATCGTCGAACGTCCCGTAGGCCGATCGTCGAACGTCCGCGTCACGGGATCGTACGGTACCCTCGGATCTCTCCCGTAGCGACGTCATCCTGACGAACGGTAGCTATATGTGACGGATCGACGATGGCCATGTGTGTTCGAACGCGAACAACCGGTACGCGTAGTGCAATGTGGCATCGGTGCGATGGGACAGGAGATGCTCCGGATGCTGGCCGACGACCCCGGCGTGGTCGTCGTCGGAGCAGTCGACACCGACCCCGGAAAGGTCGGGCGAGACGCCGGCGACGTCGCCGGCATCGACGACGTGGGCGTCGACGTGGTCGACGATCTGACCGCGACGCTGGCGGCCACCGAACCCGACGCCGTTTGTTTGGCGACTGCGGACGCCGCGGCCGAAGCGATGCTGGACGATCTCCTGGCCTGCCTGCGCGCCGGGGCGGACGTCGTGTCCTCGAACGGCGGATTCTTCTACCCGTATCACACCCATCCGGTGCTCGCACGGAAGGTCGACCGCGTGGCGAAAAAGAACGACGCGTCGGTACTCTGTACCGGCCTCAACCCCGGGTTCGCACTCGATACCCTGGTGGTCGCGCTGACGGCCGTCTCGGAGTCCATCGACGGTATCGAGGCCAGTCGCACCGTCGACTTCTCGCCGTACGGTGCCGGCGTGCTCGAGCCGGGGGGATTCGGGTTGGAGCCCGACGAGTGGGAGCGCCGGCGCGACGCCGACGAGTTGGCGGGCCACGAGTCCTTCGCGGCGCAGATTCGGACGATCGCCGACGGCGTCGGTCTCGAACTCGACGAGGTAGTCGAACGGGAGTTCGATCCGTTCATCGCCGACGAGCGTCGTCCCGTCTCGAGCGCCTATCCCGACGTCGAGGCCGGAGCGGTGGCCGGGTTCCGACAGACGTATGCGGGCGTCGTCGACGGCGACGACGTCGTGACGCTCTCGTTGGCCGCCGTCGTCGACCCCGAGGCATCGGAGCTCGAGGGCGGCGACCGCATCGCCGTTCGGGGCGTCCCCGACACGACCGTCACGACCGAGGAGCCCTTCGAGCCGGGTCCGACGACGTGGGCGACGGTCGTCAACGCGCTACCAAGCGTTCTGAACGCCGATCCGGGCCTCAAAACGATGCTGGACCTGCCGGTGCCGTCGGCATCGCTCGGCGACGTGCGGAAGTTCGTCAGCTCCGACCGCTGACGAATCCGACCGACACGTGTGGGAATCCCCGTCGCCGACGGAGACCGGCCGTCCAGGATCCGGGACGCGTGCCGTCCACCGATCAGCTTATGGTTCTTCCTCGTAACCTCTCGGCCGATGCGCGAAATATTCACGATGTGGCGTGACACGCGGATGATCATGCTCGTCGCCGTGGTCGCGGCGGTGTACGCGGCGGTACTCATCCCGTTCCAGACCTTTCAGATCATTCCCGGCATCACCAGCATTCGGCCGGCGAACGTCTTCCCCGTCATCTTCGGGATCATGTTCGGTCCCGCGGCGGCGTGGGGGTCGGCTATCGGGAACCTGATCGGCGACATCTTCGGCGGGACCTTCGGCCCCGGCAGCGTCGGCGGGTTCGTCGGGAACTTCACGTTCGGCCTGATCGGCTACAAGCTGTGGGGCAACCTCACCCCGCTGTCCTCGCGGGTCGAGCCCGACTTCCGCGAGAACGCCGGCGTCCAGCTGGTCGAGTACGCCGTCATCGCGATCGCCGCCTCCGCGGCGTGTGCGGTCATCATCGCGTGGGTCGTCGACCTTCTGGGGCTCGTTCCCTTCGCGGTCCTCGGACCGACGATCCTGATCAACAACTCGATCGCCGCGATCGTGCTCGGTCCGCCGCTTTTGTACCTGACGTACCCGCGGCTCAAGGAGATGGGACTGCTCTATCCCGACCTGCTCCGTTCGGAGGACCTCTCCAGCGCCGGGTCGAACCTGAACCCCATCGCGGCGTGGGGACTGGTCGTCGTGCCGCTGGTCTGGCTCGGCGTCGGGTTCCTCCTCAGCACGGGCGCCGGCGCCGGCCTCACGAGCGTCACCGCGCTCGGCGCGGTCGGCATTCTGGTCCTCGCCGCCTGCGCGGTCATCGTGGGCGAGCGGCTCTCGACGATCGTCGGTCGCGTCTGATCCGGGCTTTGACGGACGTTGCCGTCGAGCCCCGCTGACCGCCGACCGTGGTCGGCGCCGGCCCGACGATCGATCCGAGTCGAAACAGCTACCCGGGCGGCCTCGTTTTGGACAGATATCCAATGACGGACGAGGAAGACGGTATCGCGGCCCGGCTCCGAAACGTGGTCTTCTCCTACGACCGGGACGAGACGCTTCCCGACCCCGAGACCCTCGACACCACCGACGTCGACCCCGACGAGCGCGAGGGGCCCGTTCTCCGGGGCGTCGATCTCGACGTCCCGGCCGGCTCCTTCACGGTCGTGATGGGCGCCTCCGGCGGCGGGAAATCCACGCTGCTCCGGACGCTCAACGCGATCATTCCGGACTTCATCACCGGCTCCTTCGCCGGGGAGGTCGACGTGCTCGAACGCGACGCCACCGCCACGCGCGTCAGCGAGATGGCGACCGACGTCGGAATGTTGCTCCAGGATTACGAGGCGCAGCTGTTCGGCACCAGCGTCGCGGCCGAGGTGGCCTTCGGTCCCGAGAACATCGCGGTCCCGCCCGCGGAGATCGACGACCGGATCGACGACACGCTCCGGCTCGCCGGCCTGGAGTCGCTCGACCGCCGGCGAGAACCCTCCGGGCTCTCGGGCGGACAGAAACAGCGGCTCGTCTTCGCGGGCGTGGCCGCGATGCACCCGCGGCTGCTGGTCCTCGACGAACCGACGAGCGACCTCGACCCCTCCGGAACCCGGGAGCTCCTCTCGGCGATCGGCTCGCTGGCCGGCGCGAACCTCGACCGGAGCCCCGGCGCGTCCGCGACGGCCGTCGCTGCGGACGCGGACTGGGACGGTCCCGAAA
Proteins encoded:
- a CDS encoding NrpR regulatory domain-containing protein codes for the protein MTTMEPDLDRRTYDLLWLVDRHEPVGSIRLVELMRQHGYSITGRTIRLTLADLDEAGLTEKVPGKGRRLTAAGHAELDRGNVSNRLDRVRSRIATLRSRVTYDPLEDAGTLIVSSALVDAVDLEPALETVRALHASPFGPFPAAVEPAGPDGSDDDDADRYRILAPSSLTLDGTLVSHGIETDLRTAGVAAYTRSSTRPDDVDADDAETEADNAEADDPENDADDAEADDRRGGTIDRYVDVISGEDASVDVLSLFVEADRSDVAPILEGADRGVVVVDYREFPLTRFEEARDLALATRDALGGVIDVRRPREGGPFPLGPPGWEFAAATYGGTGELAIAALSERELSTDWETLYGTVDRERLGPIDQFGPDGVLDVGGSEPR
- a CDS encoding 2,3,4,5-tetrahydropyridine-2,6-dicarboxylate N-succinyltransferase produces the protein MTLKADVNDLWRRSEQGLSADQTTADDEAVLDDFLDALEAGDVRAAEKTGTEVTSWEANAWVKRGILLNFGLRETEGRSYGDVTYHDVLPLRETADLGERGTRNTPDGTAIRRGAHLGSDCIMMSPSFVNVGAHVGDGTLVDSCDTVGSCAQIGENVKLGANTLIGGVLEPVEDAPVVIEDDVSLGAGCRVTSGFRVGEHSIVGENTLLTPRIPVYDLVEEEVIFGHLPANRRAFTRMVESSVSDHDLFEGGAYKPAVVATDVEDETLEATQREEALRE
- a CDS encoding agmatinase family protein gives rise to the protein MTDGPGTPAGRFRSEHPASSIEFAYAGIPTFLKADHRNVEDVAGYDAGVLGVPYDSAVSNRPGTRYGPRAVREASGWWDYLSGYKGGLTNMRTGEDVDFDALSVADCGDVPVFPMDQETTAESITAHVATVAERAFPVLIGGDHYCTYPAFRGFAEGAGHDSVGLVQIDAHTDTVSESPIFGREFHGSSTNLMADSQYTSYENVSQVAIRGYESPAFFEFAEETGLNLFAMPEVEERGMDAVIRDAVAAAADGTDAVYVTFDIDSVDPSVAPGTGTPEPAGLSASQALTAMEVLGDHDAVGAVDLMEVAPDYDPAGNTSRLAANLLVAFLERKFAA
- a CDS encoding sodium:solute symporter, with the translated sequence MSLVGIDFGIIVLYMIGLLGVGYWGYRRSDTLDDYLVAGRDIPIWMYVPVMSAVILGGASTIGGGGLGYQHGVSGAWLVVWLGLGVAAVGFLISTELANLKAYTLGEILERRFDTYSATVGAVVAGIYALTIAITQVISIGTVLTALLDYELNAMILVAGVIVIGYTALGGMFSVTITDFVQWIIMTVGVFLFALPLGLLEVGGISGLTAELDPSYFSPTGIGIETVISYFLLYFLGIMIGQDIWQRVFTADSPETARIGNIATGAYAVVYGIATAVLGMIALVLFPALENPDLALPQLVLETVPTGLSGLILAGFISAMMSTADSALLASSTLFTNDVYKRFIDPDASEQRYTWVSRVGILVLGVGMIGVAILIGDVVNALTLAYNLLTGAIFVPLMAAFFWRGGTWQGAITAILGSSVVVVATMAVYGFGSNRPIIYGLVASLVLFVGVSLVTGPPPREKLEAWLESISDEPSLE
- the lysA gene encoding diaminopimelate decarboxylase, producing MSDPVSGDAPPAAGAGEADGTTDAGDTGESSATEPAEPRNPAIRRLADWDPDRLEALADRYGTPLYVIDRDRVRENCARLRDAFPDADVRYAVKAHTGQAVLRTVERAGLAAECASAGELERALAAGFPGDRIHYTAVNPPARDLDRVVDRWREHPGITITAGAVDTLDRLAERGFDGRVCIRVTPGVDAGHHEKVRTGAHAKFGVPYDRAASVVRETADRFDVVGIHAHAGSGIDAEGLDRHRELVSRMGALARRLVAPESGGEEDGDADPVALEYVDVGGGFGVPYRDEEPPLDLPAVADATRKAFETAIDDVRTDHEAAAEIDLAVEPGRYVVADAGVLLTRVNTVKPTPETTVAGVDAGMTDLLRPAMYDAFHPIRNCSVETGSATETGTATETDDDGRDDRETVPVTVAGPICESADVFCENRPLPAPERGDLLAVGIAGAYGYEMASQYNSRPRPAEVAIGAEAAETAGTGADSNTAGSEPILVRDRETIADVTAVERRAGYEGLAALADPAGPAHGASATEDDR
- the dapF gene encoding diaminopimelate epimerase — encoded protein: MTDAGTVPFRKYHGTGNDFIVVDEADAERAELTELADRRTFAIAHCDRETGATSPGKGRRGADGVLFLGIEDAVDPTRVTMSLVQPDGSTAAMCGNGARVVAAWARDRTGETEFVIETPAGDRRATIDANGRDVTIEMGIPRFDPDGVPVDRSLAADPAVRNGDADAPLLETEIEGLTVSAVNTGVPHAVAFLEGDRNGDDAGTTDDVNLDDVDIDDVDLEAVAEPVRHADVFPEGANVNLAQRVEYVPDDGSADDREFDGLVPTYRQRTFERGVEGETRSCGTGAVAIAAVARRTGRVDAETVRSRPPGGELEITVPEEGPATLSGPVAEEGAGELRSDPDVDPDRAASAMPAVDPGGESGIDSASDPDSEPNSR
- a CDS encoding M20/M25/M40 family metallo-hydrolase; protein product: MTEPTTPAPGTAADRFDPVAFLEAAVRHPSHEDVDDMRAFLVETLADYGVEATVDDAGNVLASKHGAAPDAGPHVVCNTHIDTVTPHVPFERDRDATVEGESGVDVIRGRGSCDAKGPLAALLVGFLATDPDRGRLTLAITPDEEVHSLGAAALTGGLERAADDSRGSVNELDGDLYLVGEPTGLDVCTAAKGRFEGTIELSGETAHAAEDAGANAVAAAEQALAAVRGFDADRAPHAQLGPARLTPTVIEGGGATNQVPDRCAIVVDRRSIPPETAAGFRESLERDVRTTVSEDVGVAFDLTDRESPFLEAFATDPDHELVRLLADSVAATRPEAVADRDREGRSGHEAHRGGAVRPFSAATEASYFAPAPTVVFGPGDLADADGAVAHADREYVRVREVEWAGDAVKRTLSGLLEGGSSVPV